A DNA window from Agarivorans sp. TSD2052 contains the following coding sequences:
- a CDS encoding rhodanese-like domain-containing protein, translating into MQQVVEFVGNNPIISFAWVGLFGAVIYSFIQPMLSKVKSVGNHEATLLINKQDAVIVDVRTNDEFKKGYIAGARHIPLTQIQANNFKPIENLKSSPIIVVCETGMRSGSAANALSKGGFENVYNLRGGMTEWKSANLPVTKK; encoded by the coding sequence ATGCAGCAAGTTGTCGAATTTGTCGGAAATAACCCTATCATTTCATTCGCTTGGGTTGGTTTGTTTGGTGCTGTTATCTACAGTTTCATTCAACCAATGTTGTCTAAAGTTAAATCAGTTGGCAATCATGAAGCGACGTTGTTGATTAATAAACAAGACGCAGTGATCGTGGATGTTAGAACCAATGATGAGTTTAAAAAGGGTTATATTGCGGGCGCACGTCACATTCCTTTAACTCAAATACAAGCTAATAACTTTAAGCCTATTGAAAACTTAAAGAGCAGCCCCATTATCGTAGTATGTGAAACAGGGATGCGTTCAGGCTCAGCAGCCAACGCGCTGTCTAAAGGCGGTTTTGAGAACGTGTATAACCTACGCGGTGGCATGACCGAATGGAAGTCAGCAAATTTACCGGTCACTAAGAAGTAA
- the gpmM gene encoding 2,3-bisphosphoglycerate-independent phosphoglycerate mutase has product MSASKKPLALVIMDGWGYRQDSADNAVANAKTPVLDNLWNTAASTLISASGLDVGLPDGQMGNSEVGHTNIGAGRVVYQELTRVGKSITDGDFFTNEVLVGAVTKAVSAGKAVHIMGLLSPGGVHSHEDHMLAAIDLAAKQGAKEIYLHAFLDGRDTPPRSAQGSIEKFDAKFAEIGSGRIASLVGRYYAMDRDNRWERVEEAYQLLTEGKADYNYANATEALAAAYARDENDEFVKASVVGDTAATINDGDAVLFMNFRADRAREISRCFVEKDFSGFARAKVPACEFTTLTQYAADIDAPCAYGPSDLVNTLGEWLEKHNKTQLRISETEKYAHVTFFFNGGKEDAFVGEDRELIPSPKVATYDLQPEMNSEMLTDKFVAAIESGKYDVIICNYPNGDMVGHTGVYDAAVKACEAVDHSIGRLVEALDKVGGECLITADHGNAEQMVDPETGGIHTAHTNLPVPFIYYGREATPVEGGRLSDIAPTMLTLIGMETPAEMTGKPLMNLK; this is encoded by the coding sequence ATGTCTGCAAGCAAAAAGCCTTTAGCACTAGTCATTATGGATGGCTGGGGTTACCGTCAAGATAGCGCCGACAACGCTGTAGCAAACGCTAAAACCCCAGTATTAGACAACCTTTGGAACACTGCTGCCAGCACGCTAATCTCGGCTTCAGGCCTAGATGTAGGCCTGCCAGATGGCCAAATGGGTAACTCTGAAGTAGGACACACGAATATCGGCGCAGGCCGTGTTGTGTATCAAGAACTCACCCGTGTTGGTAAATCAATTACAGATGGCGACTTTTTCACCAACGAAGTGTTGGTTGGTGCGGTAACTAAAGCAGTATCCGCCGGAAAAGCCGTTCACATCATGGGGCTATTATCTCCAGGCGGTGTTCACAGCCACGAAGACCACATGCTTGCAGCCATTGATTTAGCCGCTAAACAAGGCGCCAAAGAAATTTACTTACACGCTTTTCTTGATGGCCGTGATACGCCACCTCGCAGCGCGCAAGGTTCTATTGAAAAGTTTGATGCTAAGTTCGCTGAAATAGGGTCTGGCCGCATCGCTTCATTAGTAGGTCGTTACTATGCTATGGACCGCGATAACCGTTGGGAGCGAGTTGAAGAAGCCTACCAACTGCTCACTGAAGGCAAAGCTGATTATAACTACGCAAACGCAACTGAAGCGCTAGCGGCTGCTTATGCTCGCGATGAAAACGACGAATTTGTTAAAGCCTCAGTAGTGGGCGACACCGCTGCCACCATTAACGACGGCGACGCAGTATTGTTTATGAACTTCCGTGCTGACCGTGCTCGTGAAATATCACGCTGTTTTGTCGAAAAAGACTTCAGCGGTTTTGCGCGCGCCAAAGTCCCCGCTTGTGAGTTTACAACCTTGACTCAGTACGCCGCTGATATTGATGCCCCTTGTGCTTATGGCCCTAGTGACCTAGTGAACACCTTGGGTGAATGGCTAGAAAAACACAACAAAACGCAGCTACGCATTTCAGAAACTGAAAAATACGCCCACGTTACTTTCTTCTTCAATGGCGGCAAAGAAGATGCCTTTGTTGGTGAAGATCGAGAGCTAATCCCATCACCTAAAGTCGCCACTTACGACCTACAACCAGAAATGAATTCTGAAATGTTAACCGATAAGTTTGTTGCAGCGATTGAAAGCGGTAAATACGATGTCATCATCTGTAACTACCCAAATGGCGACATGGTAGGCCACACTGGCGTATACGATGCTGCGGTTAAAGCTTGTGAAGCGGTAGATCACAGTATTGGTCGTTTAGTTGAAGCGCTAGACAAGGTGGGCGGTGAGTGTTTGATTACTGCTGACCACGGTAACGCTGAGCAAATGGTTGACCCTGAAACGGGCGGCATTCACACAGCGCATACTAACTTACCAGTACCATTCATCTACTATGGCCGTGAAGCTACGCCAGTTGAAGGTGGTCGCCTAAGCGATATTGCCCCAACTATGCTAACTTTGATAGGCATGGAAACTCCAGCAGAAATGACTGGCAAGCCATTGATGAATTTGAAATAA
- the bioH gene encoding pimeloyl-ACP methyl ester esterase BioH, whose protein sequence is MSKLHCERQGDGPALVMIHGWGLNSAVWQPVAELLSEHFCLYQIDLPGFGHSAAVEQLNLSDMANAVAAQVPQQAIWLGWSLGGLVAMQAAIDFPRRIRGLISVASSAHFIAKQGWPGIAPNVLDSFAVGLERDFSKTLQQFLAIQAMGSSHAKQDIKQLRHLLAERPLPKLAALQQGLELLQLTDLRAAASTIDVPWLQLFGRSDALVPRAAMLEHAVLTPSAQQYCFESSSHAPFISEKQLFTERVTDFSRSLVV, encoded by the coding sequence ATGAGCAAATTGCATTGTGAGCGACAAGGTGATGGTCCTGCCCTAGTGATGATCCATGGTTGGGGCTTGAATAGCGCGGTGTGGCAACCTGTGGCAGAGCTATTATCCGAGCATTTTTGCCTCTATCAGATTGATTTACCGGGCTTTGGGCATTCTGCTGCTGTAGAGCAATTGAACTTGAGTGACATGGCGAACGCGGTGGCTGCGCAAGTACCGCAGCAAGCGATTTGGCTAGGTTGGTCATTAGGTGGATTAGTGGCGATGCAAGCGGCGATAGATTTCCCTCGTCGTATTCGTGGTTTAATTAGCGTGGCTAGCTCAGCCCATTTTATCGCGAAGCAAGGCTGGCCAGGCATCGCGCCCAATGTATTAGATAGTTTTGCGGTAGGTCTAGAGCGTGATTTCAGTAAAACTCTACAGCAATTTTTAGCCATTCAAGCAATGGGCAGTAGCCATGCGAAGCAAGACATAAAACAACTACGACATTTACTGGCTGAACGGCCTTTACCTAAGCTTGCTGCATTACAGCAGGGTTTAGAGCTGCTGCAATTAACCGACTTACGCGCTGCTGCTAGCACTATTGATGTGCCGTGGTTGCAATTGTTTGGTCGCAGTGATGCCCTCGTTCCTAGGGCTGCGATGCTAGAGCACGCCGTGTTAACCCCCAGTGCGCAACAATATTGCTTTGAGTCTTCTTCACATGCGCCTTTTATTTCAGAGAAACAGTTATTTACTGAACGAGTAACAGACTTTTCTCGTTCACTAGTGGTGTAA
- the gpsA gene encoding NAD(P)H-dependent glycerol-3-phosphate dehydrogenase, translating into MVNSKAIMTVLGAGSYGTALAIAIARNGQRTVLWGHESEHVAALEAARENSDFLPGVAFPDSLELEADLATAVAQSDNLLVVVPSFAFADVMRQIKPMLTEQSRVAWATKGLEANTGHLLSEVATEVLGEQRSLAVISGPTFAKELAAGLPTAISASSSDADFVSYLAKVMHCERSFRVYTNNDIVGVQLGGAVKNVIAIGAGLADGLGFGANARTALITRGLREMERLGIALGADPETFKGMAGLGDLVLTCTDNQSRNRRFGLALGAGKSFEQAEAEIGQVVEGYRNTKEVYLLAERVGVEMPIVEQVYQVLYQAKSPKQAAIDLLSRSQKGE; encoded by the coding sequence ATGGTTAACTCTAAGGCAATCATGACCGTATTGGGCGCAGGCTCATACGGTACCGCATTGGCTATTGCGATTGCTCGTAATGGTCAACGTACAGTTTTGTGGGGGCATGAGTCCGAACACGTGGCTGCCCTTGAGGCCGCTCGTGAAAATAGCGACTTTTTACCCGGGGTTGCCTTTCCTGATAGCCTTGAGTTAGAAGCTGATTTAGCGACTGCTGTTGCTCAAAGCGATAATTTGCTGGTGGTTGTGCCTAGCTTTGCTTTTGCTGACGTGATGCGTCAAATAAAGCCTATGTTAACTGAGCAATCACGGGTTGCTTGGGCTACCAAGGGCTTAGAAGCGAATACCGGCCATTTGTTGTCTGAGGTCGCGACTGAGGTTCTAGGTGAACAACGTTCCTTGGCGGTTATTTCAGGTCCTACTTTTGCAAAAGAATTAGCGGCGGGCTTACCCACTGCGATATCGGCCTCATCGTCAGATGCTGACTTTGTTAGCTATTTAGCCAAGGTGATGCATTGTGAGCGTAGTTTTAGGGTGTATACCAATAATGATATTGTCGGTGTACAACTCGGTGGTGCAGTCAAAAACGTGATTGCGATCGGTGCTGGTTTAGCTGATGGCTTAGGCTTTGGTGCCAATGCTCGCACCGCACTTATTACTCGTGGCTTACGAGAAATGGAGCGGCTCGGTATTGCTTTAGGGGCCGATCCTGAGACCTTTAAAGGTATGGCTGGTTTAGGTGACTTGGTACTGACTTGTACCGATAATCAAAGCCGTAACCGTCGTTTTGGTCTAGCACTAGGGGCGGGTAAGTCTTTTGAGCAGGCTGAAGCTGAAATTGGTCAAGTGGTAGAAGGTTACCGCAATACCAAAGAGGTGTATTTGCTCGCTGAGCGCGTTGGCGTTGAAATGCCAATTGTAGAGCAAGTCTACCAAGTGTTGTATCAGGCTAAATCACCGAAACAAGCCGCGATAGATTTACTGTCTCGTTCGCAAAAAGGCGAGTAG
- a CDS encoding putative metalloprotease CJM1_0395 family protein, whose protein sequence is MNINVSLPNIIPNSLSPPTDSARRDNQLRQVIEQPKEVATFAKEPEVGAEKDRSKPQVTAQYPQAQEQARVQEREAHAREQGEQGQEQQQQQQAKDSDQQGKESNSDQASASPKGQQELTDSEQKKVDELSARDREVRIHEAQHQAVGGQYASAAKLELERGPDGKQYAVGGEVSISTSEIPGDPQATIAKMEQVQRAALAPAEPSSQDRQVAAQAQQKAAEAQQQLSSSQFSEGQAADEPLTGAEDGLTTVEQELAQQRDKAQQLQQRFPDIAQQMQQRNQNIEQRYASAAAFRPQSQFSLQA, encoded by the coding sequence ATGAATATCAATGTCTCTTTACCTAATATCATCCCCAATAGTCTCAGCCCGCCTACCGATTCAGCGCGACGCGATAATCAATTGCGTCAAGTTATTGAACAACCTAAAGAAGTGGCCACCTTTGCTAAAGAACCTGAAGTGGGCGCAGAGAAAGATCGTAGTAAACCTCAAGTTACTGCCCAATATCCGCAAGCTCAAGAACAAGCTAGGGTGCAGGAGCGGGAGGCGCATGCTCGTGAGCAAGGGGAGCAAGGCCAAGAACAACAGCAGCAACAACAAGCTAAAGATTCAGATCAGCAAGGCAAAGAGTCAAACTCAGATCAAGCTAGCGCTTCACCAAAAGGTCAACAAGAGCTCACTGACAGTGAGCAGAAGAAAGTGGATGAGCTTAGCGCTAGAGACCGTGAAGTTAGAATTCATGAAGCCCAACATCAAGCGGTTGGCGGGCAATATGCAAGTGCTGCCAAATTAGAATTAGAACGTGGCCCCGACGGCAAGCAGTATGCCGTTGGCGGCGAGGTGTCTATTAGCACCAGCGAGATCCCCGGTGACCCGCAAGCTACCATTGCTAAAATGGAACAAGTGCAACGTGCCGCTTTAGCGCCTGCCGAGCCGTCAAGTCAAGACCGACAAGTCGCTGCCCAAGCTCAGCAAAAAGCGGCTGAGGCGCAACAACAATTAAGTAGCAGCCAATTTAGCGAAGGGCAAGCAGCAGATGAGCCGCTAACTGGCGCTGAAGATGGATTAACTACAGTAGAGCAAGAGTTGGCGCAACAGCGAGATAAAGCCCAGCAGCTGCAACAACGTTTCCCCGATATAGCTCAACAAATGCAGCAACGTAATCAAAACATTGAGCAGCGCTATGCCAGCGCTGCTGCATTCCGCCCACAGTCACAGTTTAGCTTACAAGCCTAA
- the nfuA gene encoding Fe-S biogenesis protein NfuA, whose translation MVSISETAQQHFVKLLEQQPEGTHIRVFVVNPGTPSAECGVSYCPPESVEEDDTQLPFSGFKAMVDAASVPFLEEAEIDFVTDKVGSQLTLKAPNAKMRKVDDDASLIERVEYTIETQVNPNLASHGGKVSVMELTEDGVVVLQFGGGCNGCSMVDVTLKEGIEKQLLEAFPGELTGVRDITEHQAGEHSYY comes from the coding sequence ATGGTATCGATCTCAGAAACCGCTCAGCAACACTTTGTGAAGCTGTTAGAACAACAGCCTGAAGGCACCCACATTCGCGTATTTGTGGTAAACCCAGGCACCCCAAGTGCAGAGTGCGGTGTATCTTATTGCCCACCAGAATCGGTAGAGGAAGACGACACTCAACTGCCATTCTCTGGTTTTAAGGCGATGGTAGATGCTGCTAGCGTGCCGTTTTTAGAAGAAGCTGAAATTGACTTTGTTACCGACAAGGTTGGCTCACAACTCACCCTTAAAGCCCCTAACGCAAAAATGCGTAAAGTCGATGATGACGCTTCATTAATCGAGCGAGTTGAATACACGATTGAAACTCAGGTCAATCCTAACCTAGCCTCACACGGCGGAAAAGTGAGTGTGATGGAGTTAACTGAAGACGGAGTGGTAGTGTTACAATTTGGTGGTGGCTGTAATGGTTGTAGCATGGTAGACGTAACGCTTAAAGAAGGCATTGAGAAGCAATTGCTGGAGGCTTTTCCAGGCGAATTAACTGGCGTTCGTGATATTACAGAACACCAAGCAGGCGAGCACTCTTATTACTAG
- the secB gene encoding protein-export chaperone SecB: MAEAATTEAPQVEFSIQRIYTKDISFETPNSPQVFQQEWKPEVKVDLDTTSNKLADNVFEVVLTLTVTAKVEDKTAFLCEVHQGGIFTLGNMPEPQLAHAINAYCPNILFPYAREAVSNLVNRGSFPQINLAPVNFDALFANYVQQQAEQQKEAKADA, encoded by the coding sequence ATGGCTGAAGCAGCAACGACAGAAGCGCCACAAGTAGAATTTTCAATTCAACGTATTTACACAAAAGATATTTCTTTTGAAACGCCGAACTCTCCTCAAGTATTCCAACAAGAGTGGAAGCCTGAAGTTAAGGTTGACCTAGACACTACCAGCAACAAGCTTGCTGATAACGTGTTTGAAGTTGTTCTTACTCTAACGGTTACCGCTAAAGTTGAAGATAAAACAGCATTCTTATGTGAAGTTCACCAAGGTGGTATTTTCACTTTAGGTAACATGCCTGAGCCACAACTTGCACATGCGATTAACGCATACTGCCCTAACATTCTTTTCCCTTATGCGCGTGAAGCCGTGTCTAACTTAGTTAACCGTGGTTCATTCCCACAAATTAACTTAGCACCGGTTAACTTTGATGCCTTGTTTGCAAACTATGTACAACAGCAAGCTGAGCAACAAAAAGAAGCAAAAGCTGACGCATAA
- a CDS encoding divergent polysaccharide deacetylase family protein, with translation MVKIVNGLFLLLACTQALASQLSIIIDDVGNSYADLQLLQLDPSITLSVLPSSPYAKQIAAQAEQQQREIMLHLPMQGSGNLALGPYGLTDNLAEPQFKQRVASAINDYPEASGLNNHMGSQLTQLPTEMHWLMQVLANKQLFFVDSRTHLASIAEDVAKAYRVPVLRRHVFLDHHDEPAAIQRQWLQAIKLSRKYGHAVLIAHPRANSVALLQQLALPEDVTLVGLQQRLASAFPSPQPATPDIQLVGATTPILEPQNNKAL, from the coding sequence ATGGTTAAAATAGTTAACGGGTTATTTTTGCTTTTGGCCTGCACCCAGGCATTAGCCAGCCAATTAAGTATAATTATTGATGATGTAGGGAATAGTTATGCCGATTTACAACTCCTGCAGCTAGACCCAAGCATCACCTTATCAGTGCTTCCATCTAGCCCCTATGCTAAACAGATTGCTGCTCAAGCCGAGCAACAACAACGAGAAATAATGCTTCACCTGCCAATGCAAGGCAGTGGCAATTTAGCCTTAGGCCCTTATGGCTTAACAGACAACTTAGCAGAGCCTCAGTTTAAGCAACGCGTAGCGTCAGCGATAAACGATTACCCCGAAGCAAGCGGCCTGAATAACCATATGGGTAGCCAATTAACTCAACTTCCCACTGAAATGCATTGGTTAATGCAAGTATTAGCAAATAAGCAGCTGTTCTTTGTTGATAGCCGAACCCATTTGGCAAGCATTGCTGAAGATGTGGCTAAAGCCTACCGTGTGCCAGTGTTACGCCGCCATGTATTTTTAGACCATCACGACGAGCCTGCCGCGATTCAAAGACAATGGTTACAAGCCATTAAACTTAGCCGTAAATACGGCCACGCCGTATTGATAGCCCACCCCCGTGCAAATTCGGTAGCCCTGTTACAACAACTAGCCTTGCCCGAAGATGTCACGTTAGTCGGTTTACAACAGCGACTGGCCTCTGCCTTCCCCAGCCCGC
- a CDS encoding murein hydrolase activator EnvC family protein: protein MKKPISHSSKGLIQSFTRLLNASLVAGVLLLLSPNTFADEQQQLLDVQQQLKHQQQQLKQRKNDINQAQEQLRQYELALADSNQQLRKLNNQLAHSKKQQQQIEAQMQLLQQQLQQQQQALITQLNSAYRLGQSDYLKMLLNQQDAAKLERMLHYYKYLSKARSEALIAVNDKQLELSQTKQKLAENQQQLEQLLSQQQQQQQQHQSQQQQRKQQLSQLNSLHNTEQSRLEQLQINEQHLQQLVSEQIEQQQQLALQQNVDKTPLKGLAKAKGQLPWPLKGKVLHSYNSKNQGQTRWQGIVIDSHPGTDIQAIASGNVVFADWLRGYGLVVAIDHGEQYLSFYGYNQSLNAELGQRVSAGQTIAYAGNTGGQSTNALFFQIRHQGKTQDPRKWLK, encoded by the coding sequence ATGAAAAAGCCCATTTCACATTCGAGTAAAGGCCTTATTCAGTCCTTTACTCGCCTGTTAAACGCCAGCCTCGTCGCTGGCGTTTTGCTATTACTGAGCCCCAACACCTTTGCTGACGAGCAACAGCAGCTACTTGATGTCCAGCAGCAGCTAAAACACCAGCAGCAACAACTCAAGCAGCGTAAAAATGATATCAATCAAGCACAAGAGCAATTACGTCAATACGAATTAGCCTTAGCCGATTCCAACCAACAACTCCGCAAGCTGAATAATCAACTCGCCCACTCTAAAAAACAACAACAGCAAATCGAAGCGCAAATGCAGCTGCTACAACAACAACTGCAGCAGCAACAACAAGCGCTTATTACTCAGCTCAACAGTGCTTACCGGCTTGGCCAGAGCGATTACTTGAAGATGTTACTCAATCAACAAGATGCCGCAAAACTAGAGCGCATGTTGCACTACTACAAATACTTAAGCAAAGCGCGTAGCGAAGCCTTAATTGCGGTGAACGACAAGCAATTAGAACTAAGCCAAACCAAGCAAAAACTGGCAGAAAACCAACAACAATTAGAACAACTGCTTAGTCAACAACAACAGCAACAACAGCAACATCAAAGCCAGCAACAACAACGTAAACAGCAATTAAGCCAGTTGAATAGCTTGCATAATACCGAGCAAAGCCGCCTTGAGCAGCTGCAAATTAACGAGCAACACCTTCAGCAGTTAGTGAGCGAGCAGATTGAGCAACAGCAACAATTAGCACTGCAACAAAATGTAGATAAAACCCCACTTAAGGGTTTGGCAAAAGCTAAAGGCCAATTACCTTGGCCTTTGAAAGGTAAAGTACTACATAGCTACAACAGCAAAAACCAGGGGCAAACACGCTGGCAGGGCATTGTTATTGATTCCCACCCCGGCACCGACATTCAAGCCATTGCCAGTGGCAATGTGGTATTTGCTGATTGGTTGCGTGGCTACGGCTTAGTCGTCGCCATTGATCATGGTGAGCAATACCTCAGCTTTTATGGGTACAATCAGAGCCTTAATGCCGAGCTTGGCCAACGAGTAAGCGCTGGGCAAACCATCGCTTATGCCGGTAATACGGGTGGACAAAGCACCAACGCGTTGTTTTTTCAAATTCGTCATCAGGGTAAAACTCAAGATCCGCGTAAATGGTTAAAATAG
- a CDS encoding ComF family protein codes for MLTSFSSALNQTLGNARQCSFCLQHKETQAACCASCYALLVANQMCRCQQCFLNIAEPGVCGRCQTEPNDFDSVFCLGDYQWPLEPVIKNYKYAKQMHLVKPLSQLLWAQVKQQQICLPDVFCSVPLHWFKQWRRGFNQSDLLCQQVAKLAQRPVEQVLSRPRYGRSQAGLNRRQRQRALTACFSSKSTIKSAHWVLIDDVVTTGSTANTLAKLLKNAGANRVDIWAMARTPNANTSRADKKAVQ; via the coding sequence ATGTTAACCAGTTTTAGCTCAGCTTTAAACCAGACTCTTGGTAATGCGAGGCAGTGTAGCTTTTGCCTACAACATAAAGAGACACAAGCAGCCTGCTGTGCTAGCTGCTATGCACTATTAGTGGCTAACCAAATGTGCCGTTGCCAACAGTGTTTTTTAAACATTGCCGAACCAGGTGTGTGTGGTCGGTGCCAAACCGAACCAAATGACTTTGATAGTGTATTTTGCTTAGGTGATTATCAATGGCCGTTAGAGCCAGTGATTAAAAACTATAAATATGCAAAGCAAATGCACCTAGTAAAACCGCTGAGTCAATTGCTATGGGCACAAGTCAAACAGCAACAAATTTGCTTACCCGATGTTTTTTGCTCGGTTCCGCTGCACTGGTTTAAACAATGGAGACGCGGCTTTAACCAAAGCGATTTGCTCTGCCAACAAGTGGCTAAACTTGCTCAGCGCCCCGTCGAACAGGTGTTAAGTCGGCCCCGTTATGGCCGTAGTCAAGCGGGCTTGAATCGACGCCAACGACAGCGTGCATTAACAGCCTGCTTCTCATCTAAAAGCACAATAAAATCAGCTCATTGGGTACTAATAGATGATGTAGTCACTACCGGTAGTACCGCCAATACCTTAGCAAAGTTGCTAAAAAATGCTGGAGCTAATAGAGTGGATATTTGGGCTATGGCAAGAACGCCGAACGCCAACACTAGCCGCGCTGATAAAAAAGCCGTACAATAA